The proteins below come from a single uncultured Dethiosulfovibrio sp. genomic window:
- a CDS encoding HDOD domain-containing protein — MTKITVNRLRRGMVLSSDVVDRSGLKLLPSGTVITDHYLQSLREWGIYQIEVVDRQDRGQGQGDDMISREIKVAKKFSPLPMENPLVSYLYEKALKRPVNPDKGEIFISRPVGTRGKGIPSYLSVMQLLESHPDLVSLPDVYYRIVECLKSPISSSSDLAAVVGMDTNLTARLLRLVNSPVYSPSSPVNTVARAITLLGAKQLSTLALGVSVISIFDDLSPEYLTMEEFWRHSLATAIIAKLIAKDLKLDQELLFTAGTLHDLGRLIMVERMPFQMEAAIYLSYSKQTPLYEAERETLGFDHGRVGGKLLKMWGIPDPLQSIVRFHHTPAMAKGMELEADVIALSDMITIALDIGSSGSKVMPPMKFSGKIAPWLSPEHLDRWIEQGENQIEGAMEFFSFGSNRPSQTHKPLV; from the coding sequence ATGACCAAGATAACCGTGAATCGACTTAGAAGAGGGATGGTCCTGTCCAGCGACGTCGTAGACCGATCTGGGCTGAAACTGCTCCCTAGCGGTACGGTGATAACCGATCACTATCTGCAAAGCCTCAGGGAGTGGGGGATATATCAGATTGAGGTGGTGGATAGACAGGACAGGGGACAGGGACAAGGGGACGATATGATCTCCAGGGAGATAAAGGTAGCGAAGAAATTTTCGCCCCTCCCGATGGAAAACCCCTTGGTATCCTATCTCTACGAAAAAGCTTTAAAAAGGCCTGTGAACCCCGACAAGGGAGAGATCTTTATATCCCGTCCGGTAGGCACGAGAGGCAAAGGGATTCCCTCCTATCTATCGGTCATGCAGCTGCTGGAGAGTCATCCCGACCTGGTGTCACTGCCAGACGTCTATTACCGCATCGTAGAATGCCTAAAGTCACCGATAAGCTCCTCCTCCGACCTAGCGGCGGTGGTCGGGATGGACACCAATCTGACCGCCAGGCTCCTCAGGTTGGTCAACAGCCCGGTTTACTCTCCCTCTTCACCGGTGAACACCGTCGCTAGAGCTATTACCCTTCTAGGGGCTAAACAGCTTTCCACCCTCGCCCTAGGAGTTTCGGTTATATCGATTTTCGACGACCTGTCCCCGGAATATCTCACCATGGAGGAATTCTGGCGTCACTCCCTGGCGACCGCCATAATAGCCAAGCTGATAGCTAAGGACCTTAAGCTGGATCAGGAGCTTCTCTTCACCGCCGGAACCCTTCACGACCTAGGAAGGCTGATCATGGTCGAGAGAATGCCTTTCCAGATGGAGGCGGCCATATACCTTTCCTATTCAAAACAGACCCCGCTGTACGAGGCTGAGAGGGAGACCTTAGGGTTTGATCATGGAAGAGTAGGGGGAAAACTCCTGAAAATGTGGGGCATTCCCGATCCTCTCCAGTCTATCGTCCGATTTCACCATACCCCCGCCATGGCCAAAGGGATGGAGCTGGAAGCAGACGTCATAGCCCTGTCGGATATGATAACTATAGCTCTGGACATAGGGAGCAGCGGGAGCAAGGTGATGCCTCCTATGAAGTTTTCCGGCAAAATCGCTCCCTGGCTGTCGCCGGAACACCTGGACAGGTGGATTGAACAGGGAGAAAACCAGATAGAAGGGGCTATGGAGTTCTTCAGCTTCGGATCAAACCGACCTTCACAAACCCACAAGCCCCTTGTATAA